One window of Verrucomicrobiia bacterium genomic DNA carries:
- a CDS encoding NADH-quinone oxidoreductase subunit N: protein MNLSSISLELSVVGLGLVMLLADLWMPRERKYLLGYGAAAALGVMLLVNVSGCGLCTIDGSSFGGMFIQDSLSLFFKRLFLMSAILILIIAVEFSDCLASAVSEYYALMVFALAGMLFAASANNFALLFVSLELITVTFYVLTSFQRGRQVSLEAGVKYLIIGALSSAFMVFGIALVSGISGKMNFAELSAVASQFSDNKVFLIGILFVLVGLGFKIAVVPFQIWAPDVYQGAPTPTTAFLAIGSKAAGFVLLLRFLFAAVPAITAQWANILIVIAAATILYGNLGALPQRNVKRLLGYSSIAHAGYLLMGVAALNTAGLAAILYYLGGYLFTVIAAFAVISVVMRNLESEDISAFGGLNQRSPLLAATLTISMVSLAGIPPLAGFFGKFLLLKAVVEQGASNTGYYVLAFIAMAGVVMSLYYYFNVVRAAYWGSASNDTSPITLSMPMRVTLYVCIAGVFFLGLVPGPLMKQTRPAAEVLEVPTAAVVRADAAL from the coding sequence TGCTGCTGGCCGATCTGTGGATGCCGCGCGAGCGCAAGTACCTGCTGGGTTACGGCGCCGCAGCTGCGCTGGGAGTAATGCTCCTTGTCAATGTTTCGGGTTGCGGCCTGTGCACAATCGACGGCTCTTCGTTCGGGGGAATGTTCATCCAGGACAGCCTTTCGCTCTTCTTCAAGCGGCTGTTTCTGATGTCCGCCATTTTGATCCTGATCATTGCTGTGGAGTTCTCCGACTGCCTTGCATCCGCGGTGTCGGAGTACTACGCGCTCATGGTCTTTGCGCTGGCGGGAATGCTGTTCGCTGCGTCGGCCAACAACTTCGCCCTGCTGTTTGTCTCGCTGGAACTGATCACGGTGACGTTCTATGTGCTGACGAGTTTTCAGCGCGGACGCCAGGTGTCGCTCGAGGCGGGCGTCAAGTATCTCATCATCGGCGCACTCTCCTCGGCGTTCATGGTGTTTGGAATTGCGCTCGTGTCGGGGATTTCGGGCAAGATGAACTTCGCCGAGCTTTCAGCCGTGGCTTCCCAGTTCAGTGACAACAAAGTTTTCCTCATTGGCATTCTTTTCGTCCTCGTCGGGCTTGGTTTCAAGATTGCCGTGGTTCCGTTCCAGATCTGGGCGCCTGACGTCTATCAAGGAGCCCCGACACCCACCACTGCGTTTCTTGCGATTGGCTCCAAGGCTGCGGGATTCGTGCTGCTGCTTCGATTCTTGTTTGCTGCGGTTCCCGCCATTACCGCGCAATGGGCGAATATTCTGATCGTGATTGCGGCGGCAACGATCTTGTATGGCAATCTCGGCGCGCTCCCCCAGCGGAACGTGAAGCGCCTCCTGGGCTACTCAAGCATCGCCCATGCAGGGTACCTTCTGATGGGCGTGGCAGCCCTCAACACGGCGGGACTCGCAGCCATCCTTTATTACCTCGGCGGGTATCTTTTCACCGTGATCGCCGCGTTTGCAGTAATCAGCGTGGTCATGCGGAATCTGGAATCGGAAGACATCTCTGCATTTGGTGGATTGAATCAGCGTTCGCCCCTGCTGGCCGCAACGTTGACGATTTCCATGGTATCACTCGCGGGTATTCCTCCGCTGGCAGGGTTTTTCGGAAAGTTCCTGCTGCTGAAAGCCGTGGTGGAACAGGGCGCGAGCAACACTGGGTATTACGTTCTGGCGTTTATCGCGATGGCAGGCGTGGTGATGTCTCTGTACTACTATTTCAACGTGGTGCGAGCGGCCTACTGGGGTTCGGCTTCCAATGACACATCGCCAATCACCCTATCGATGCCGATGCGAGTGACGCTGTATGTCTGCATCGCGGGCGTGTTTTTCCTTGGCCTGGTTCCGGGCCCGCTGATGAAGCAAACCCGGCCCGCTGCCGAAGTTCTTGAAGTCCCAACTGCGGCCGTTGTCCGAGCGGACGCAGCGCTGTGA
- the hisI gene encoding phosphoribosyl-AMP cyclohydrolase: MSFYEKLKFDANGLIPAIVQEQKTGRVLMMAWMNRASLETTIDTRKTHFWSRSRQKFWMKGESSGHTQEVKDIAFDCDGDTLLIQVEQNGAACHEGYKSCFFRSVDGNPGEGFKTTEPLLKPPGEIYGKK; the protein is encoded by the coding sequence ATGAGCTTCTACGAGAAATTGAAATTCGACGCGAACGGCTTGATTCCAGCCATTGTCCAGGAGCAGAAGACGGGGCGGGTTTTGATGATGGCATGGATGAACCGTGCTTCCCTGGAAACGACGATTGACACGCGGAAAACCCATTTCTGGAGCCGTTCACGCCAGAAGTTCTGGATGAAGGGCGAATCCAGCGGGCATACGCAGGAGGTGAAGGACATTGCGTTTGACTGCGATGGCGACACGCTGCTGATCCAGGTGGAACAAAACGGGGCGGCGTGTCACGAAGGTTACAAGTCCTGCTTTTTCCGATCCGTCGACGGCAACCCGGGTGAGGGCTTCAAGACAACCGAACCCCTGCTCAAGCCGCCGGGAGAAATCTACGGCAAAAAATAA
- the trpE gene encoding anthranilate synthase component I: MYSPNPDEFVKLATQGNLIPVTRRLLADIETPLSAYRKIRGQGESFLFESVEGGEHLGRYSFVGCNPRGIVRQDGNRVEVIENGKVLERFTVRPASHGSASSTDPQIVRDGLEVVERVMSKFRPVTVPGLPRFTGGAIGVIGYEFIHDVEPVVPRPPHDELGVPTLYFLIADQLLIFDRVAQTLTVLVNAVIDEASTPAEAYENAVAEIERLVSLLEQPAEHHPVTLPSEVAEIPFESNVSREKFFSNVAAAKKYITSGDIIQVVGSQRFSTAIKVSPLDLYRAVRSINPSPYMFLLELNGFSLVGASPEIHVRCEDGKVEIRPIAGTRQRGKTPDEDAALERELLADPKERAEHVMLVDLARNDLGRVCDFGSVQVKDLMTIERYSHVMHIVSQVEGTLSQDRSLYDLMRATFPAGTLSGAPKIRAMQIISELEQTTRGSYGGCVGYFSFNGNLDTCITIRTALIKDGKAYVQAGGGWVNDSTPEAEFQETINKSKAMLKAVSMAEGFVNGA, from the coding sequence ATGTATTCGCCCAATCCTGACGAGTTCGTGAAGCTGGCAACGCAGGGAAACCTGATTCCCGTCACGCGCCGCCTTCTCGCCGACATTGAAACGCCGCTTTCCGCGTATCGAAAAATCCGTGGCCAGGGCGAGTCCTTCCTCTTCGAATCCGTTGAAGGCGGCGAGCACCTGGGCCGCTATTCCTTTGTCGGCTGCAATCCCCGCGGCATCGTCCGGCAGGACGGCAATCGCGTTGAGGTGATCGAGAATGGAAAGGTTCTCGAACGCTTCACGGTCCGGCCTGCTTCCCACGGAAGCGCCAGTTCGACCGATCCGCAGATCGTGCGCGACGGCCTCGAAGTGGTGGAACGCGTGATGAGCAAGTTCCGCCCTGTGACGGTGCCTGGCCTCCCTCGGTTCACAGGGGGTGCCATCGGTGTGATTGGATACGAGTTCATTCACGACGTGGAACCCGTGGTGCCGCGCCCGCCGCACGATGAGCTCGGCGTGCCGACATTGTATTTCCTCATTGCCGATCAACTCCTCATTTTTGATCGTGTCGCGCAGACGCTCACTGTGCTCGTAAACGCAGTAATCGACGAAGCGTCCACCCCCGCCGAGGCGTATGAAAATGCGGTGGCCGAAATCGAACGGCTCGTCTCCCTGCTGGAACAACCTGCGGAACATCATCCCGTGACCCTTCCGTCGGAGGTTGCCGAGATTCCGTTCGAGTCCAATGTCTCACGCGAAAAGTTCTTCTCCAACGTTGCTGCGGCCAAAAAATACATTACCTCGGGCGATATCATCCAGGTCGTCGGCTCGCAGCGTTTTTCGACGGCGATAAAGGTTTCACCGTTGGATCTTTATCGGGCGGTCCGTTCCATAAACCCCTCGCCTTACATGTTCCTGCTGGAACTGAACGGGTTCTCGCTGGTTGGAGCTTCGCCTGAAATTCATGTGCGATGCGAGGACGGCAAGGTGGAGATTCGCCCAATCGCTGGGACACGGCAGCGCGGAAAAACGCCAGACGAAGACGCTGCACTCGAACGCGAACTGCTCGCGGATCCCAAGGAGCGGGCCGAACATGTGATGCTGGTGGATCTTGCGCGGAACGACCTGGGTCGCGTTTGCGACTTCGGCTCAGTGCAAGTGAAGGACTTGATGACGATTGAGCGTTACAGCCACGTGATGCACATCGTCTCGCAGGTGGAAGGCACTCTCTCGCAAGATCGTTCCCTCTATGACCTGATGCGCGCGACTTTCCCGGCGGGAACACTCAGCGGAGCGCCCAAAATTCGCGCCATGCAGATCATCTCCGAGCTGGAACAAACGACGCGCGGATCCTACGGCGGCTGTGTCGGCTATTTCTCGTTCAACGGAAACCTCGACACGTGCATTACGATCCGCACTGCCTTGATCAAGGACGGCAAGGCTTACGTGCAGGCAGGTGGCGGCTGGGTGAACGATTCAACGCCGGAAGCGGAATTCCAGGAGACGATCAACAAATCGAAGGCAATGCTCAAGGCAGTCTCGATGGCCGAAGGTTTTGTGAACGGCGCTTGA